TATCTCGTTTACGTTTTGTCCCTTACTTGTTAAATATTGGGGGGTGATACCCCTCATTCAGCTTTGATTTAGAACTTTTCTCTTCCCTAGACTTAGGATAATTTTTACCGTTACTAAATGTCCTAACACTTTTAAAATATATCAGCATGAGTAGCATTTAGACAATCTTTACTAGAGTCAAATTCTGATAATCCTTTTTACAATTTCCGGAAAATGTCTTGTTTTCGTTATGTGAGTTAATATCCACGTAAAGTCAGGGTTTTGCTTTAATATGTGATTGCCAATTTACAATCAATTTGTTATCTATGTTGCACAATAATCATTAATTAAAAACTGGCTAAATGTTGTTTAGCTACAATTTTGTGGTATAATTTTATAGCTTTTACAAGTAGCGGTTCTTGGATAGAACAAAACACTTGCTAAGGGTTTTTAACAAAGGAAAAGTAGCAGGTTGCGACTACTGTGCATATTTATTTACTTTGAAAATAGAAAAAACACAAGTTGCACAGAATGTTCGTAACTAGATTTAGAAAATATTTGCGTGGATTTTAAAATCTAACTGACACAGTTCAGCAGTACACAGTTTTAAGTACTTAGTTAGGATGTAGAGAAGTCGTATAGGAAGGAAAATGACTCAGCGCTCATTGCCTAGTGCCAGAAGTCAGGAGTCAGGGGAGAAAAAGATTTACATAATCAGGGTTTTAACCCATTTTTAACTGTCTAGTTATTTCTGTGGTTCTGTACTAGGAACGATAGGAACCAATAGAAGAACTCTGGCAGCAGTGGCTACCACAGCGCTGCCTCCTTCTTGCCATACCACGCCCAACTGACTTCGCAATGATTAGGGCGAAACATGAGCAATATCATGTCCATCCATCAAATTCCTTATTTGGATTGTAGGTATTGAAATCGTCACCTAGCTGAAACTCACAAACAACCCAAATTTGACTAAACTCTGATACTAAACTCGTATCCTCTACAAATAGCCTCAAAAAGTTGATACTAGCTGGGCTTGCTAGGGGAGGTTGCTGTTTACTTATATAGTTTTGCTCTCCCTGAACTCTTAACGACGAAAAGGAGTTCATCGTTTATCAGTTCTTTTCTTTGCATTACTAGTTGTTTGTGTGTCTAAAACTCCCAGTATTTAGCTTTTTAAACAAAAACCCTTGAGCTGAGTCCCCAGAACTCAGTGCTATTCGACATATTCTATAAGTCCCAATTATTACTTCTATGATTAGTGGCTCAAGTCCGGAAAAGAGGTGAAAGAAATATCATATGACAGGTAAAAACGACTTGAGATATTAAGAGCAGAATCGGAATTTTAAAAAGGGGATAGAGAACAGGAAAGAGGGAAAAATATGTAACCTATTGCTGATTAATGACTAGATAAATTGCCCAAATTGCCATAGCCCGCAGATAAGTACTGGCGCGGAAAGTACCCACAGGGGTGATAGCTTCCGGTGTGCGGAATTGTAGCCCATTGTCATAAACTTGCTGCACCACAGCGTATGCAGTCCTAAAAGCTTCATCCTTCATTCCCATCTGCACAAGAATTGCAGCTAACCCAAAATTTATCCCCGTCCAAACTTCCAAAGGATGAGTCGCGTTAGGGTTTTCTGATGAACCATCAGGACGAACACCATTAGCCGCACCGAACTTGCCATTGTGAAACTTGAGGAAGCAAGCATCGTAAACAGTTTTCAAGGCAGAAAGGGCGCACTCAACTGGTACAATATCTGACAACCCCAACAGACGAGCATAAAATTGCCCACATAACTGGTCTGCCATCAGCACATCAGAACCACTCGCACTATCCAAGCGATAGTATTGCCCATTCCAAAGTTTTTCTTGATAAACAGGGCGAGACTGTGCAAGCCAAGCTTCATAGATAGACTTTTGCTGCACCAACTCCTCTGTATTCTCCGCGTCCCTGCGGTTGGTTAAAACATCACAAATAGCGATCGCCCCCTCCAACGCCGCCAACCACAACCCACCACAATATGCACTCACTCCCAGCAAGCGCCAGTCATCAAAAGTTTGGTCAGGCGCACCAGAATTTTCAGGTATACCATCCCCATCTTTGTCAAACGTCTTGAGATAGTTTAAAGTTTGTACAACAGCATTCCAACAGTCTGCAAGGAATTCCACATCGTCAGCACCCGTTAGCAGAAAGTCTCGGTATACTTGCAACACAAAATCACAACCTAAATCTTTCCAAAGGTTGCAATCTTGATAACTTGTATAATTCGTTTTTTCCCAGACGTGTTCGTTGGGTGCGCCTAAGTCGTGAGGAGTTGCACCTGCTATTTTACGGACTGCGATTGGACTGTCTGCCCCGATGGTGTAATAGTAGCCAATAACACGGGGAGTGTCATCATGAGTGGGAATTGCCCGTGCAAAGGCACGAATCACCGCCTTCTCTAGTTCAGGAAACAGCATCAACAACCCAAAAGAACCGTAAAGCCGCACATCCAAACTTTCATACCAGCGGTAATCTAAGCACTCTAGCACGGCGAACTGACCGATGGGGTCGCGCTCCGTTGCCGCAGTCCAGAGAGTCCCACCACTAGTGAGGTTATATAGTTCATTAAACAGAGCCATTTTGAACCAATCAGGCAACTCTTGGCGATCAAGAATCGGCTGTTGCCAAGTTTGTATCTGCTGTTGCCAAGTTTGATATTCTGCTAAACCAGCGGATGCTATTGTCCAAGCATTCTGACCACTCCGACCAAAAAAGTCAGTGTATCTGCGGAAATAGGTAACTTCGGCTGCAAATTCTGTTACAGGCAAATCCCAAGCAAGGGCGAAGGGAATTTCTAGAGTTTCGCCCCCTTGGAGAGTGAAATGTACAGCAAGAGCCACCCCTATTTGTTCACCCTCTGCGGCTGGAGTATTATCTACATCATTAGGCAAAGAGCCGTTTTGGGCAAAACTTTGCCATACTTGTTCACCCGTCCCAATTGGGTTCCAACGGGTATGGTAGTATACTTTAACGCTAGGATGTTTCCGAGTGGCAATGCACCACTGTCCCTCGCCCTCTTGAACAGGTTCATTGATACTCACCCGCTCCAACAACAGTCCAATACTTTCGCTATTTTCAACGAGCTGATTAGAGTTATCTAGACTTTCGCCCAAACGTGGCTGATACTCATAAACCGGACTCCCGTCATCCCGTACCCGAACCTCAGGAGATTTCAGGGCATTAGTAAACCAGCCCACCATATTTTGCCAGGTGAACATGATGCTGAGACTAATAGGTGCATTCGTAGGGTTGTGTGCAGTCCATAAAAACACCGCTACTGGATAGCTTGTTTCTTGATAATTTCCTACCCAAATAGGAGAGAACTGCTCACAGGTTAACTCTGCTTGAAATACTCCTTCATAAACAAACCAGCTACGAGGGTACAGTGCGTGATAAGTTCCCGTCGTTTTGGGGAGTGGGGAGTGGGGAGATGAGGTCGTCTTTTCTTCCCCTACGCCTCGACTCGCTGGATACCACTGCCATGTTTTGAGGCTTCCATCTTCAGGAGGTTCAGTACATAAAGCGTAAGCTTGCGAGGATGAGCCAGATGATTCAAACACACTGAATTGACAGGCGGGGATGTTTTTGAAAACATGTTCACCGCCATCAATGTGCCACAAATTAAAGTCTCCTCGCGAGGAACGACCGATACAACCTGCACCAAAGCCGCCTAAAGGCATCCCGTGCCAAGGACCATCATCAATATTGCTGGCATAGCGGACTGTGTAGGGTTTGTCCCAGCCTAAACCGATGGGACGACTCCAAGTGCAAAAGGGAATGACGGAAGGTGGCAGTTTTGTCATCGTTTGATTATACAGCGTTCAGTGCATCTATTGCTACATCCGTAAGTGATGCCCAAAGTTCTAAGTTAATCTTCCATTTCGACAATCACTCGTAAATCAGCGTCTGGTATGTGCCGCTGTAACACCGCAAGATGACCATCGGCATCGCTGCGACTACGGAATCTGCTAATCACAATTCGCTGAGTGGGTGAAAACCAGCGGACAACAGCCCACGGAGCAAGAGCAGTACGGTATGTTTTAGTTTGTCGCTTCAACAAGAGAACCTCCCTTTTATTACGTCCACAGACCACCAATTG
The sequence above is a segment of the Mastigocladopsis repens PCC 10914 genome. Coding sequences within it:
- a CDS encoding GH116 family glycosyl hydrolase, which codes for MTKLPPSVIPFCTWSRPIGLGWDKPYTVRYASNIDDGPWHGMPLGGFGAGCIGRSSRGDFNLWHIDGGEHVFKNIPACQFSVFESSGSSSQAYALCTEPPEDGSLKTWQWYPASRGVGEEKTTSSPHSPLPKTTGTYHALYPRSWFVYEGVFQAELTCEQFSPIWVGNYQETSYPVAVFLWTAHNPTNAPISLSIMFTWQNMVGWFTNALKSPEVRVRDDGSPVYEYQPRLGESLDNSNQLVENSESIGLLLERVSINEPVQEGEGQWCIATRKHPSVKVYYHTRWNPIGTGEQVWQSFAQNGSLPNDVDNTPAAEGEQIGVALAVHFTLQGGETLEIPFALAWDLPVTEFAAEVTYFRRYTDFFGRSGQNAWTIASAGLAEYQTWQQQIQTWQQPILDRQELPDWFKMALFNELYNLTSGGTLWTAATERDPIGQFAVLECLDYRWYESLDVRLYGSFGLLMLFPELEKAVIRAFARAIPTHDDTPRVIGYYYTIGADSPIAVRKIAGATPHDLGAPNEHVWEKTNYTSYQDCNLWKDLGCDFVLQVYRDFLLTGADDVEFLADCWNAVVQTLNYLKTFDKDGDGIPENSGAPDQTFDDWRLLGVSAYCGGLWLAALEGAIAICDVLTNRRDAENTEELVQQKSIYEAWLAQSRPVYQEKLWNGQYYRLDSASGSDVLMADQLCGQFYARLLGLSDIVPVECALSALKTVYDACFLKFHNGKFGAANGVRPDGSSENPNATHPLEVWTGINFGLAAILVQMGMKDEAFRTAYAVVQQVYDNGLQFRTPEAITPVGTFRASTYLRAMAIWAIYLVINQQ